CGGTGACGGTGCCCACCTCCCACACCGCCTCGCCCGCTTTCGCGAACGCCTCGAAGACCTGCTCTGCGCGCGGCGCGTCCACCGCGAACAGCAGCCCGCCCGATGTCTCCGACTCGCACAGCAGCTTGACGAGTGACTCCGGCACGCCGGGCCCGACGTGGAACCGTCCGCGCGCGGCGAAGGCCGCGTCGAGATGGCTCCGGTTTCGCCCCATCCCGCCGCTGAACACGCCGGCCTCCGCCAACGCCAGCGCTCCCGGCAGGAGCGGCAGGTCGCGCGCGCGGAACTCGATCCCGGCGTCGGACGACTCCGCCATCTCGCCCGCGTGCCCGAGCAGGCCGAACCCGGTGATGTCGGTGGCGCCGCGGGCCGCCGCCTGCTGGGCGACCTCGGCGGCCACGCGGTTGAGGCGCAGCATGCTGGCCACCGCGCCGTCCAGCGTCGCCGCATCCGTCTTGTCGTTCTTCGCCGCGGTCGCGATCACGCCGGTGCCGAGCGGCTTGGAGAGGAACACGCGTTGCCCGGCGCGCAGGCCGCCCTTGATCAGGATGCGGCGCGGATCGACGCGGCCGGTCACGCACAGGCCGTACTTGGGCTCGGCGTCCACCACGGTGTGGCCGCCCGCGATGACGCCGCCCGCCTCGCGCACCTTGTCCGCGCCACCACGGAACACCGCCGCGATGATGTCCTTGGGCAGGTCGCGCGGGAAGCCGGCCACGTTGAGGGCAAAGAGCACCTGGCCGCCCATCGCGTAGACGTCGGACATCGAGTTGGCCGCGGCGATCGCGCCGAAGAGGTACGGATCGTCGACGATGGGCGGGAAGAAATCGACGGTCTCCACGATCGCGACGTCGTCGCTCACGCGGTAGACCGCGGCGTCGTCGCTCTTGCCGAGCCCGACCAACAGGTCGGCGTGCTCCTCGTGCCGCAGATCACCGAGCACGTCCTGGAGATCTCCAGGACCCATCTTGGACGCTCAGCCCGCGCAGGCCGCGTAGGCGGTGAGACGGATCTGCTTGCCGGTCCTGGGATCGATCAGTCGGGTGTCCATCACGGTTCCGGAGGGGACGTCGACCGCCGGTGAGGCGTCAGACTGCCTCGGCCTCGACGAAGGCCCGGAATGCCTCGGCCAGCGGCGAGCGGCTCCGCTCCCGATTGGTGGCCAGGTAGAACGCGCGGTTGATCTTGAGGTTCTTCACCCGGAGGCACCCCAAGACTCCGATCCGGCACTCGTCCTCGACGGCCCGCCGCGACGCCAGCGACACCCCGACCGAAGCCTTGACCGCCTGCTTGATCGCCTGGGTCGAGCCCATCTCGCCCACCACCCGGCACTCCGCCAGATCCACCCCGGCCGCCTCGAGGGCGGTCTCCAGCGCCGCGCGCGTGCCCGAGCCGCGCTCCCGGAGCAAGAGCGGCTCGGCGCGCAGCTCCTCGATGGTCACCTGCTTGCGCCCGTGCCACGCATGCGCCGCGCCGACGATCAGCACGATGTCGTCCGGGAAGAGCTCGCGGTACTCGATGCTCCGATGCGCCGGGCGGGCACCCACCACGCCGATCTCCGCGCGTCCCTCCGCGACCCATTCGGTCACCGCCTGGCTGCCTCCGATGAGCAGGGTGATCGCGATGTCGGGGAATTTCTCCTTGAAGCGTCCGATCAGCGCGGGAAGGATGTACTCGCCGGGAATCGTGCTCGCGCCGACGAGGAGATCGCCGCTCATGCGGCCCTGGAAGCTCTCCATCGCCTGCCGCGCCTCGTGCGACAGCGCGAGCATCCGCTGCGCGTAGGAGAGCAGAAGCGCGCCCCCGCGGGTCACCGCGGCGCCTCGGCCGAGCCGATCCAGCAGCCGGAGGCCCAGATCATCCTCGAGGGTGCGGATGTGCTCCGAGACGGTCGGCTGGGTCAGGAAGAGCGCGTCGGCCGCGCGGGAAAACGAGCCCAGCTCGGCGACCTTGACGAAGATCTCGAGCTGGCGCAGATCCACGGCGCCGAGTATAGAAGCGCGGCGCGGCCCTGTCCAGCCGACGGCGGCGCATGGCGAAAACAAAAGGGCCCCGAAGGGCCCCGCGTCGTCACGCGGAGATCAGGCGCTCAGTGGCAGCCGCACCCGCCTCCGCAGCAACCGCCTCCCCCGCCCATGGGCGCGGCAGGCCCGCTCGAGGCGCGGGCGCCCACCTTCACCCCGACGATCGACAGGCGACGGCTCACCCGGTCGCTCCGACAGGACG
The Candidatus Methylomirabilota bacterium genome window above contains:
- a CDS encoding zinc ribbon domain-containing protein, translated to MPIYEYGCLACGAEFEKLVQAPTAVACPSCRSDRVSRRLSIVGVKVGARASSGPAAPMGGGGGCCGGGCGCH
- the selD gene encoding selenide, water dikinase SelD, coding for MDTRLIDPRTGKQIRLTAYAACAGUASKMGPGDLQDVLGDLRHEEHADLLVGLGKSDDAAVYRVSDDVAIVETVDFFPPIVDDPYLFGAIAAANSMSDVYAMGGQVLFALNVAGFPRDLPKDIIAAVFRGGADKVREAGGVIAGGHTVVDAEPKYGLCVTGRVDPRRILIKGGLRAGQRVFLSKPLGTGVIATAAKNDKTDAATLDGAVASMLRLNRVAAEVAQQAAARGATDITGFGLLGHAGEMAESSDAGIEFRARDLPLLPGALALAEAGVFSGGMGRNRSHLDAAFAARGRFHVGPGVPESLVKLLCESETSGGLLFAVDAPRAEQVFEAFAKAGEAVWEVGTVTADARLALV
- a CDS encoding selenium metabolism-associated LysR family transcriptional regulator; translated protein: MDLRQLEIFVKVAELGSFSRAADALFLTQPTVSEHIRTLEDDLGLRLLDRLGRGAAVTRGGALLLSYAQRMLALSHEARQAMESFQGRMSGDLLVGASTIPGEYILPALIGRFKEKFPDIAITLLIGGSQAVTEWVAEGRAEIGVVGARPAHRSIEYRELFPDDIVLIVGAAHAWHGRKQVTIEELRAEPLLLRERGSGTRAALETALEAAGVDLAECRVVGEMGSTQAIKQAVKASVGVSLASRRAVEDECRIGVLGCLRVKNLKINRAFYLATNRERSRSPLAEAFRAFVEAEAV